One window of the Nicotiana tabacum cultivar K326 chromosome 4, ASM71507v2, whole genome shotgun sequence genome contains the following:
- the LOC107789756 gene encoding kinesin-like protein KIN-10C isoform X1 — MALSTPDSNRFKLPIAGPRISRRVRIVGKIRGFTDQESEISGRDLKPWVTVCRHKESDSDPEKVTISFGDEGSSRKDRYELDNCYEQDEDNAVVFSREVKPLIAEVLSGRNASIIAYGARGSGKTQTIQGSVDNEGLAAMAIAEILSQTKDAQKAVLVSFYEVFQDHVYDLLDPNHPEVQVLEDSQGKIKLKGLSKAAVDSISHFHDLSACLAAPCYSVPKTPIQILKRSHKGLMIHIASADDIQGSKCPNAMNFVDLAGYEDSRRSSKDGITLTESARINKSLYGIMNVVYALNTNEKRVPYRESKLTRMLQESLGGSNHVLLLTCLNPILCQDTLYVASLASRSCQSAGQILTSSTMKSKKHTNQQARLVGTPLSGKKNNSASNLIGRKLFSDRKTIISKQDDVTSATKFKSLSENASTIISSFHKKTSQDKSNSDSSRALISSAENDIPNAFKETISIHKMEKDASPPNIAKDLKVTPEVHCDVKEILSFADDGVVDTEKKSGDMNIDKVASPPLSERLREITNNLRLLESSTSLHMLMPKQLDTSQGSLESSGDIIEPKTPKAETDMRTGDKLEIAMYTSPWERFHTRSSGVKNCLVQEYLNLLNTASKEDLTRIQGIGEKRATYILELREESSEPFKSLEDLKEVGLSEKEINGLMRRMAGQLFC; from the exons ATGGCTTTGTCAACGCCCGATTCAAATCGCTTCAAACTACCCATCGCTGGCCCAAGAATCTCGCGCAGAGTACGAATTGTTGGAAAAATCCGAGGATTTACAGACCAAGAGTCTGAAATATCGGGTCGAGATTTGAAACCGTGGGTCACTGTGTGCCGGCACAAAGAGAGCGATTCGGATCCCGAAAAAGTTACAATCTCATTCGGAGATGAAGGGAGTAG TCGCAAAGATAGATATGAATTAGATAATTGCTATGAACAAGACGAGGATAATGCTGTAGTATTCTCAAGAGAGGTAAAGCCACTGATAGCAGAAGTTCTCAGCGGTCGAAATGCATCCATTATTGCATATGGGGCAAGAGGCAGTGGAAAAACCCAAACAATCCAG GGTTCTGTGGACAATGAAGGTTTGGCAGCAATGGCAATAGCTGAGATCCTTTCGCAAACAAAGGATGCCCAGAAAGCAGTCCTCGTTTCCTTTTATGAGGTGTTCCAGGATCATGTCTATGATCTTTTGGACCCTAATCATCCCGAAGTTCAAGTGCTTGAAGATTCTCAAGGAAAAATAAAGCTCAAAGGACTTTCTAAG GCCGCTGTGGATTCCATTTCACACTTTCATGATCTAAGTGCTTGTTTGGCTGCACCATGCTATTCAGTACCAAAGACACCAATCCAAATACTCAAAAGGAGTCACAAAGGATTAATGATACATATAGCATCTGCTGATGACATCCAGGGTAGTAAATGTCCCAATGCGATGAACTTTGTGGATTTGGCAG GCTATGAGGATTCCAGAAGAAGCAGCAAAGATGGAATTACGCTTACTGAAAGTGCTAGAATAAACAAGTCTTTATATGGCATTATGAACGTGGTGTACGCTCTGAACACAAATGAAAAGCGTGTTCCTTATCGAGAAAGCAAACTCACTCGGATGCTTCAGGAATCTCTTGGTGGCTCCAATCATGTTTTGCTGCTAACCTGCTTG AATCCAATTCTTTGCCAAGATACTCTTTATGTAGCAAGTTTGGCTTCACGATCATGTCAAAGTGCTGGCCAGATATTGACAAGCTCTACAATGAAAAGTAAAAAGCACACCAATCAGCAAGCACGACTAGTGGGTACCCCGTTGTCTGGGAAAAAGAACAACTCTGCCTCCAATTTGATAGGAAG GAAACTATTCAGTGACAGAAAAACTATCATCTCTAAGCAG GATGATGTCACCTCAGCCACAAAGTTTAAGTCTCTTTCAGAGAATGCTTCAACTATCATATCTTCCTTCCATAAAAAG ACTTCTCAAGACAAGTCCAATTCAGATAGCTCTAGAGCCTTGATATCATCAGCAGAAAAC GATATCCCAAATGCTTTCAAGGAAACAATCTCTATTCATAAAATGGAAAAG GATGCCTCTCCACCAAATATAGCAAAGGATTTAAAAGTTACTCCTGAAGTTCATTGTGATGTCAAAGAAATACTTTCTTTTGCAGATGATG GTGTTGTGGATACCGAGAAGAAAAGTGGAGATATGAACATAGACAAAGTAGCATCACCACCACTAAGTGAAAGACTTAGagaaataacaaataatttacgGTTGTTGGAGTCTTCAACTTCTTTGCATATGTTGATGCCAAAGCAGTTGGACACATCTCAAGGAAGCCTTGAAAGTTCTGGTGACATTATAGAACCCAAAACCCCAAAAGCTGAAACTGATATGAGAACCGGTGACAAATTGGAGATTGCCATGTATACTAGTCCTTGGGAAAGATTTCATACGCGCAGTTCTGGAGTAAAG AATTGTCTTGTCCAAGAATATCTGAATTTATTAAACACTGCAAGCAA AGAAGATTTAACAAGGATCCAG GGCATCGGAGAAAAGAGAGCAACTTACATTCTTGAACTACGTGAAGAATCTTCAGAACCCTTTAAGAGT CTTGAAGATTTGAAAGAAGTTGGTCTCTCGGAAAAGGAG ATAAATGGCTTGATGAGGAGAATGGCTGGACAACTTTTCTGCTAG
- the LOC107789756 gene encoding kinesin-like protein KIN-10C isoform X2 yields MALSTPDSNRFKLPIAGPRISRRVRIVGKIRGFTDQESEISGRDLKPWVTVCRHKESDSDPEKVTISFGDEGSSRKDRYELDNCYEQDEDNAVVFSREVKPLIAEVLSGRNASIIAYGARGSGKTQTIQGSVDNEGLAAMAIAEILSQTKDAQKAVLVSFYEVFQDHVYDLLDPNHPEVQVLEDSQGKIKLKGLSKAAVDSISHFHDLSACLAAPCYSVPKTPIQILKRSHKGLMIHIASADDIQGSKCPNAMNFVDLAGYEDSRRSSKDGITLTESARINKSLYGIMNVVYALNTNEKRVPYRESKLTRMLQESLGGSNHVLLLTCLNPILCQDTLYVASLASRSCQSAGQILTSSTMKSKKHTNQQARLVGTPLSGKKNNSASNLIGRKLFSDRKTIISKQTSQDKSNSDSSRALISSAENDIPNAFKETISIHKMEKDASPPNIAKDLKVTPEVHCDVKEILSFADDGVVDTEKKSGDMNIDKVASPPLSERLREITNNLRLLESSTSLHMLMPKQLDTSQGSLESSGDIIEPKTPKAETDMRTGDKLEIAMYTSPWERFHTRSSGVKNCLVQEYLNLLNTASKEDLTRIQGIGEKRATYILELREESSEPFKSLEDLKEVGLSEKEINGLMRRMAGQLFC; encoded by the exons ATGGCTTTGTCAACGCCCGATTCAAATCGCTTCAAACTACCCATCGCTGGCCCAAGAATCTCGCGCAGAGTACGAATTGTTGGAAAAATCCGAGGATTTACAGACCAAGAGTCTGAAATATCGGGTCGAGATTTGAAACCGTGGGTCACTGTGTGCCGGCACAAAGAGAGCGATTCGGATCCCGAAAAAGTTACAATCTCATTCGGAGATGAAGGGAGTAG TCGCAAAGATAGATATGAATTAGATAATTGCTATGAACAAGACGAGGATAATGCTGTAGTATTCTCAAGAGAGGTAAAGCCACTGATAGCAGAAGTTCTCAGCGGTCGAAATGCATCCATTATTGCATATGGGGCAAGAGGCAGTGGAAAAACCCAAACAATCCAG GGTTCTGTGGACAATGAAGGTTTGGCAGCAATGGCAATAGCTGAGATCCTTTCGCAAACAAAGGATGCCCAGAAAGCAGTCCTCGTTTCCTTTTATGAGGTGTTCCAGGATCATGTCTATGATCTTTTGGACCCTAATCATCCCGAAGTTCAAGTGCTTGAAGATTCTCAAGGAAAAATAAAGCTCAAAGGACTTTCTAAG GCCGCTGTGGATTCCATTTCACACTTTCATGATCTAAGTGCTTGTTTGGCTGCACCATGCTATTCAGTACCAAAGACACCAATCCAAATACTCAAAAGGAGTCACAAAGGATTAATGATACATATAGCATCTGCTGATGACATCCAGGGTAGTAAATGTCCCAATGCGATGAACTTTGTGGATTTGGCAG GCTATGAGGATTCCAGAAGAAGCAGCAAAGATGGAATTACGCTTACTGAAAGTGCTAGAATAAACAAGTCTTTATATGGCATTATGAACGTGGTGTACGCTCTGAACACAAATGAAAAGCGTGTTCCTTATCGAGAAAGCAAACTCACTCGGATGCTTCAGGAATCTCTTGGTGGCTCCAATCATGTTTTGCTGCTAACCTGCTTG AATCCAATTCTTTGCCAAGATACTCTTTATGTAGCAAGTTTGGCTTCACGATCATGTCAAAGTGCTGGCCAGATATTGACAAGCTCTACAATGAAAAGTAAAAAGCACACCAATCAGCAAGCACGACTAGTGGGTACCCCGTTGTCTGGGAAAAAGAACAACTCTGCCTCCAATTTGATAGGAAG GAAACTATTCAGTGACAGAAAAACTATCATCTCTAAGCAG ACTTCTCAAGACAAGTCCAATTCAGATAGCTCTAGAGCCTTGATATCATCAGCAGAAAAC GATATCCCAAATGCTTTCAAGGAAACAATCTCTATTCATAAAATGGAAAAG GATGCCTCTCCACCAAATATAGCAAAGGATTTAAAAGTTACTCCTGAAGTTCATTGTGATGTCAAAGAAATACTTTCTTTTGCAGATGATG GTGTTGTGGATACCGAGAAGAAAAGTGGAGATATGAACATAGACAAAGTAGCATCACCACCACTAAGTGAAAGACTTAGagaaataacaaataatttacgGTTGTTGGAGTCTTCAACTTCTTTGCATATGTTGATGCCAAAGCAGTTGGACACATCTCAAGGAAGCCTTGAAAGTTCTGGTGACATTATAGAACCCAAAACCCCAAAAGCTGAAACTGATATGAGAACCGGTGACAAATTGGAGATTGCCATGTATACTAGTCCTTGGGAAAGATTTCATACGCGCAGTTCTGGAGTAAAG AATTGTCTTGTCCAAGAATATCTGAATTTATTAAACACTGCAAGCAA AGAAGATTTAACAAGGATCCAG GGCATCGGAGAAAAGAGAGCAACTTACATTCTTGAACTACGTGAAGAATCTTCAGAACCCTTTAAGAGT CTTGAAGATTTGAAAGAAGTTGGTCTCTCGGAAAAGGAG ATAAATGGCTTGATGAGGAGAATGGCTGGACAACTTTTCTGCTAG